A single window of Mangifera indica cultivar Alphonso chromosome 18, CATAS_Mindica_2.1, whole genome shotgun sequence DNA harbors:
- the LOC123202480 gene encoding uncharacterized protein LOC123202480 isoform X2, producing the protein MSQATALTSCNMVSFAAQRPQRTKAKKMKQVKTKEKQSSRNVGFGIDKKEPVWRCVEGCGACCKLDNGPAFPTPEEIFDNPDDVELYRSLIGPDGWCINYEKNTRKCSIYPDRPYFCRVEAGVFETLYGIKKKAFNKAACSSCRDTIKEVYGTQSLNSQLR; encoded by the exons ATGTCCCAAGCCACAGCTCTAACCAGTTGCAACATGGTTAGCTTCGCCGCACAACGACCACAGCGCACTAAAGCTAAGAAGATGAAGCAAGTGAAGACAAAAGAAAAGCAAAGCAGCAGAAATGTGGGGTTTGGCATCGACAAAAAGGAACCAGTGTGGCGGTGTGTGGAAGGCTGCGGTGCATGCTGTAAGCTCGACAACGGTCCCGCCTTCCCCACTCCTGAAGAAATTTTCGATAACCCAGATGATGTTGag CTTTACAGAAGCTTGATTGGTCCCGATGGATGGTGTATAAATTATGAGAAAAACACACGCAAATGCTCTATTTATCCTG ACCGTCCATATTTTTGCCGAGTGGAAGCAGGGGTGTTCGAGACATTATATGGAATCAAGAAGAAGGCGTTCAATAAGGCGGCATGCAG TAGCTGCAGAGACACTATCAAGGAAGTTTATGGTACACAATCGCTCAATTCGCAGCTCCGATGA
- the LOC123201295 gene encoding uncharacterized protein LOC123201295, whose protein sequence is MSIRSTVNSKGSCVLLVFFIFLNCFPGFVLAAPVTLDSIEIYTTHEWIPYSEPTVYFQCNGENKTILPDVKLADHMYSFKREESWQPLTDFSGNKCKRCGFYEEDTIKSDDVFDEWEFCPSDFMATKGKYTREKEKEFKATFLCPDCKSVASSASTPKGEERWNVGIIILIAVLASTALIVGGVAAYRYWQKKRREQEQARFLKLFEDRDDILDELGLDM, encoded by the exons ATGTCGATTCGGAGTACGGTGAATTCCAAGGGTTCTTGTGTTTTACTggtctttttcatttttctcaactGCTTTCCAG GTTTCGTGTTAGCAGCACCTGTAACGCTTGATTCGATTGAAATATATACTACTCACGAATGGATACCATACTCCGAACCAACAGTTTATTTCCAGTGTAATGGAGAGAACAAGACGATTTTGCCGGATGTCAAGCTCGCAGATCATATGTATTCTTTCAAGAGGGAAGAATCTTGGCAG CCACTAACAGATTTTTCGGGCAATAAATGCAAGCGATGTGGGTTTTATGAGGAGGATACAATTAAGTCAGATGATGTATTTGATGAGTGGGAGTTTTGTCCTTCTGATTTTATGGCTACAAAGGGGAAATATACTcgagaaaaggaaaaggaattTAAGGCTACTTTCCTGTGTCCGGATTGCAAGTCTGTAGCAAGCT CCGCTAGCACACCTAAGGGAGAAGAGCGGTGGAATGTTGGTATAATAATACTTATTGCAGTACTTGCTTCAACTGCATTGATAGTGGGAGGGGTGGCAGCATATAGGTACTGGCAAAAAAAGAGGAGAGAACAAGAACAAGCTCGGTTTTTAAAGTTGTTTGAAGATCGGGATGACATTTTGGATGAATTAGGCCTTGATATGTAA
- the LOC123202476 gene encoding probable protein phosphatase 2C 38 produces the protein MLKMSSEYLKMVRPCWKSSFEDEDRGRVDGLLWYKDLGQHVCGEFSMAMMQANSVLEDQGQLESGPLSSINYGPHGTFVGVYDGHGGPETARFINENLFLNLKKFTSEHCEVSENVIRKAFSATEEEFLSLVRKQWLSKPQMASVGSCCLVGLICNGVLYIANVGDSRAVLGRAERSTKDVSAIQVSMEHNANIDSERDELRSLHPDDSQIVVLKHKVWRVKGIIQISRSIGDAYLKKAEFNKEPLADKFRLPESFNKPILSPKPSILVHKLSPEDQFLIFASDGLWEHLSNEEAVNIVHIYPRNGIARKLIKAALKVAAKKREMRYSDLKKINGGVRRHFHDDITVIVVYLHPCLIDKSFKCSSPFSIRGGLNHSLSADF, from the exons ATGTTAAAGATGTCAAGTGAGTACTTGAAAATGGTTAGACCTTGTTGGAAGTCATCTTTTGAAGACGAAGATAGAGGTAGAGTTGATGGTCTGTTATGGTATAAGGATTTGGGGCAACATGTTTGTGGTGAATTTTCAATGGCTATGATGCAAGCCAATAGTGTGTTGGAGGATCAAGGCCAACTGGAATCAGGGCCATTGAGTTCTATAAATTATGGTCCTCATGGAACATTTGTTGGAGTATATGATGGACATGGAGGACCTGAGACTGCAAGATTTATCAATGAAAACCTTTTCCTCAATCTTAAGA AGTTTACTTCTGAGCACTGTGAGGTTTCAGAAAATGTGATCCGAAAGGCTTTCTCAGCAACTGAAGAGGAGTTTCTCTCCCTAGTGAGGAAACAGTGGCTGAGTAAGCCTCAAATGGCATCAGTGGGATCATGTTGTTTGGTGGGGTTGATATGCAACGGAGTCTTATACATCGCGAATGTCGGGGATTCGCGAGCAGTATTAGGGAGAGCTGAAAGGAGCACCAAGGATGTTTCTGCTATACAAGTATCCATGGAGCACAATGCAAATATAGATTCTGAGAGAGACGAGCTTCGGTCATTGCACCCTGATGACTCGCAAATTGTCGTGTTGAAGCACAAAGTGTGGCGTGTGAAAGGCATCATACAG ATCTCAAGATCCATCGGTGATGCGTATCTAAAGAAGGCAGAGTTCAACAAAGAGCCTCTAGCAGATAAGTTTAGACTGCCTGAATCATTCAACAAGCCAATCCTCAGTCCAAAGCCATCAATTTTAGTACACAAACTCAGCCCAGAAGATCAATTTCTCATATTTGCTTCTGATGGTCTATGGGAGCATCTTAGCAATGAGGAGGCTGTCAACATTGTCCATATCTATCCAAGGAAT GGAATTGCTAGGAAACTAATTAAAGCTGCACTAAAAGTAGCAGctaagaaaagagaaatgagGTACTCAGACCTGAAAAAGATCAATGGAGGGGTGCGAAGACATTTCCACGACGATATCACAGTGATAGTTGTATATCTACATCCCTGTTTGATTGATAAAAGCTTCAAATGCAGCTCACCCTTTTCAATAAGAGGAGGCCTTAATCACTCATTATCTGCAGACTTCTAG
- the LOC123202480 gene encoding uncharacterized protein LOC123202480 isoform X4, with protein sequence MSQATALTSCNMVSFAAQRPQRTKAKKMKQVKTKEKQSSRNVGFGIDKKEPVWRCVEGCGACCKLDNGPAFPTPEEIFDNPDDVELYRSLIGPDGWCINYEKNTRKCSIYPDRPYFCRVEAGVFETLYGIKKKAFNKAACR encoded by the exons ATGTCCCAAGCCACAGCTCTAACCAGTTGCAACATGGTTAGCTTCGCCGCACAACGACCACAGCGCACTAAAGCTAAGAAGATGAAGCAAGTGAAGACAAAAGAAAAGCAAAGCAGCAGAAATGTGGGGTTTGGCATCGACAAAAAGGAACCAGTGTGGCGGTGTGTGGAAGGCTGCGGTGCATGCTGTAAGCTCGACAACGGTCCCGCCTTCCCCACTCCTGAAGAAATTTTCGATAACCCAGATGATGTTGag CTTTACAGAAGCTTGATTGGTCCCGATGGATGGTGTATAAATTATGAGAAAAACACACGCAAATGCTCTATTTATCCTG ACCGTCCATATTTTTGCCGAGTGGAAGCAGGGGTGTTCGAGACATTATATGGAATCAAGAAGAAGGCGTTCAATAAGGCGGCATGCAGGTGA
- the LOC123202478 gene encoding pentatricopeptide repeat-containing protein At2g37310-like: MNRAKPLLSRIQPLTAINGQIQRALQSLDYGAYGHLIQHFTDYHLHRQAKQVHARLVLYSVSPGNFLASKLINFYSKSNNLVQARHVFDKISPKNVFSYNAMLIAYSVHDMYTDTLKLFSSLLSSYSVDLKPDNFTITCVLKALSGLFCESRLAKEIHAYVLRCGFDSGVFIVNGLITFYSRCDAIASARALFDRMPERDIVTWNSMIAGYSQGGFYEDCKGLYREMLNDSVLRPDGVTVVSVLQACGQSNDLIFGMEVHNFVIESQIKVDVCLSNALIGMYAKCGSLDYARTLFEEMSEKDEVSYGAIISGYMVHGFVDKAMHMFLEMKQPGLSTWNAVISGLIQNNQYDRILDLVREMQALGFRPNTVTLSSVLSMFSYFSNLKGGKEIHGYALKSGYARNIYVATSLIDTYAKAGFLHGAQLVFDQLKGRSLIIWTAIISANAAHGDANVALTLFNEMLNDGIQSDPVTFTAVLAACAHSGLVDEAWKIFNSMFTEYGVQPSVEHYACMVGVLSRAKRLSEAVDFISKMPIEPNAKVWGALLNGAAVSGDVELGKFACAHLFEIEPENTGNYIIMANLYSQAGRWEEADRVREKMMKIGLKKTPGSSWIESSGGLQSFIAKDTSSERTDEGLLDLTVKEGYVLQNEHEEDSAFV, encoded by the coding sequence ATGAACCGCGCGAAACCGTTATTGTCAAGAATTCAACCACTAACCGCCATCAACGGCCAAATTCAGCGAGCCTTGCAATCCCTCGACTATGGCGCGTACGGTCATCTCATCCAACATTTCACCGACTACCACCTTCATCGCCAAGCCAAGCAAGTCCACGCTCGTCTCGTCCTCTACTCAGTCTCCCCCGGTAACTTTCTCGCTTCGAAACTCATCAATTTTTACTCAAAATCTAACAATCTCGTTCAAGCCCGCCACGTGTTCGATAAAATTTCCCCCAAAAATGTCTTCTCTTATAACGCCATGCTCATTGCGTACTCTGTTCATGATATGTATACCGATACATTGAAGTTGTTTTCGTCTTTGTTGTCATCTTATTCGGTGGATTTGAAGCCTGATAATTTTACAATCACCTGTGTTTTAAAGGCGTTGTCGGGTTTGTTTTGTGAGTCAAGATTGGCTAAGGAGATTCATGCTTATGTTTTAAGATGTGGTTTTGATTCTGGTGTGTTTATTGTTAACGGTTTGATTACGTTTTATTCGAGATGTGATGCTATCGCTTCAGCAAGGGCATTGTTTGATAGAATGCCTGAGAGGGATATTGTGACATGGAATTCGATGATTGCTGGGTACTCACAGGGAGGGTTTTATGAAGACTGTAAGGGATTGTATAGGGAGATGTTGAATGATTCGGTGTTGAGACCAGATGGAGTGACGGTAGTCAGTGTTTTGCAGGCTTGTGGGCAATCAAATGATCTTATTTTTGGAATGGAAGTTCATAACTTTGTAATTGAGAGTCAAATTAAAGTGGATGTTTGTCTTTCTAATGCTTTGATTGGAatgtatgcaaaatgtggtAGCTTGGATTACGCAAGAACATTATTTGAGGAGATGAGTGAGAAGGATGAAGTTTCATATGGTGCAATTATTTCAGGTTACATGGTTCATGGATTTGTTGACAAAGCCATGCATATGTTCCTTGAAATGAAACAACCGGGACTAAGTACTTGGAATGCTGTAATTTCTGGTCTGATTCAAAATAACCAATATGACAGGATTTTGGATTTGGTTAGAGAAATGCAGGCATTAGGTTTTAGACCAAACACTGTGACACTTTCAAGTGTTCTTtctatgttttcatatttttcaaacctgaAGGGAGGGAAAGAAATACATGGTTATGCTCTTAAAAGTGGTTATGCTCGTAATATCTATGTTGCAACTTCCCTTATTGATACTTATGCAAAGGCTGGGTTTCTTCATGGGGCACAACTGGTTTTTGATCAGTTGAAAGGTAGGAGCTTGATTATTTGGACAGCAATAATCTCAGCGAATGCTGCCCATGGTGATGCTAATGTAGCTCTTACTCTTTTTAATGAAATGCTGAATGATGGAATTCAGTCAGACCCCGTGACATTTACAGCAGTGTTGGCAGCTTGTGCTCATTCAGGATTGGTGGATGAAGCATGGAAGATTTTCAATTCCATGTTTACAGAATATGGTGTTCAGCCCTCAGTCGAGCATTATGCTTGCATGGTAGGAGTTCTAAGCCGAGCCAAAAGGCTATCTGAAGCAGTAGACTTTATCTCTAAAATGCCAATTGAACCAAATGCTAAGGTTTGGGGTGCACTGCTTAATGGAGCTGCAGTTTCTGGTGATGTTGAACTTGGGAAGTTTGCTTGTGCTCATCTGTTTGAGATTGAACCTGAAAATACAGGAAATTACATCATAATGGCAAATCTATACTCACAAGCTGGAAGATGGGAAGAAGCTGATAGGGTGAGggaaaaaatgatgaaaattggGTTGAAGAAAACCCCTGGCAGTAGTTGGATTGAATCCAGTGGAGGTTTACAGAGCTTTATTGCAAAGGACACATCAAGTGAAAGAACTGATGAAGGATTACTTGATTTGACGGTAAAAGAAGGGTATGTGTTACAGAATGAGCATGAAGAGGATAGTGCCTTTGTTTGA
- the LOC123202480 gene encoding uncharacterized protein LOC123202480 isoform X1 → MSQATALTSCNMVSFAAQRPQRTKAKKMKQVKTKEKQSSRNVGFGIDKKEPVWRCVEGCGACCKLDNGPAFPTPEEIFDNPDDVELYRSLIGPDGWCINYEKNTRKCSIYPEWKQGCSRHYMESRRRRSIRRHAGDSSLAKHSCRDTIKEVYGTQSLNSQLR, encoded by the exons ATGTCCCAAGCCACAGCTCTAACCAGTTGCAACATGGTTAGCTTCGCCGCACAACGACCACAGCGCACTAAAGCTAAGAAGATGAAGCAAGTGAAGACAAAAGAAAAGCAAAGCAGCAGAAATGTGGGGTTTGGCATCGACAAAAAGGAACCAGTGTGGCGGTGTGTGGAAGGCTGCGGTGCATGCTGTAAGCTCGACAACGGTCCCGCCTTCCCCACTCCTGAAGAAATTTTCGATAACCCAGATGATGTTGag CTTTACAGAAGCTTGATTGGTCCCGATGGATGGTGTATAAATTATGAGAAAAACACACGCAAATGCTCTATTTATCCT GAGTGGAAGCAGGGGTGTTCGAGACATTATATGGAATCAAGAAGAAGGCGTTCAATAAGGCGGCATGCAGGTGACTCTTCCTTAGCCAAACA TAGCTGCAGAGACACTATCAAGGAAGTTTATGGTACACAATCGCTCAATTCGCAGCTCCGATGA
- the LOC123202479 gene encoding dirigent protein 17-like, which produces MENRCKEIGSEVSMTEVFELPGEAAVVINGVPAISSSSEKVYVLPDMVNDAKSPGDAGFGDWLEGREVQKLFGEQYYTGTVIQFDKKSGWYRVVYEDGDSEDLDWPELEEVLLPLDISVPLKTLAMKIIKKNQKPINISQSSLAPSLKQKTRKMGSKGKNVDAQEAPVINITIS; this is translated from the coding sequence ATGGAGAACAGGTGCAAAGAGATAGGGTCTGAGGTTTCTATGACAGAAGTTTTTGAGTTACCGGGAGAGGCTGCTGTTGTTATCAACGGAGTGCCTGCGATATCCTCCTCAAGTGAAAAAGTGTATGTTCTTCCTGATATGGTGAATGATGCAAAATCACCAGGAGATGCAGGTTTTGGTGACTGGTTGGAAGGAAGGGAAGTTCAAAAGTTGTTTGGGGAACAATATTATACTGGTACTGTGATCCAGTTTGACAAAAAAAGTGGTTGGTACAGGGTGGTCTATGAAGATGGTGATTCTGAAGATCTTGACTGGCCTGAGTTAGAAGAGGTTCTTTTGCCTCTAGATATTTCAGTGCCATTGAAGACATTGGCAATGAAAATAATCAAGAAGAACCAAAAACCTATCAATATATCTCAAAGCAGTTTGGCTCCATCACTAAAACAAAAGACCAGAAAAATGGGAAGCAAGGGAAAGAATGTTGATGCACAAGAAGCTCCGGttataaatataactatttCATAG
- the LOC123202480 gene encoding uncharacterized protein LOC123202480 isoform X3, giving the protein MSQATALTSCNMVSFAAQRPQRTKAKKMKQVKTKEKQSSRNVGFGIDKKEPVWRCVEGCGACCKLDNGPAFPTPEEIFDNPDDVELYRSLIGPDGWCINYEKNTRKCSIYPDRPYFCRVEAGVFETLYGIKKKAFNKAACSCRDTIKEVYGTQSLNSQLR; this is encoded by the exons ATGTCCCAAGCCACAGCTCTAACCAGTTGCAACATGGTTAGCTTCGCCGCACAACGACCACAGCGCACTAAAGCTAAGAAGATGAAGCAAGTGAAGACAAAAGAAAAGCAAAGCAGCAGAAATGTGGGGTTTGGCATCGACAAAAAGGAACCAGTGTGGCGGTGTGTGGAAGGCTGCGGTGCATGCTGTAAGCTCGACAACGGTCCCGCCTTCCCCACTCCTGAAGAAATTTTCGATAACCCAGATGATGTTGag CTTTACAGAAGCTTGATTGGTCCCGATGGATGGTGTATAAATTATGAGAAAAACACACGCAAATGCTCTATTTATCCTG ACCGTCCATATTTTTGCCGAGTGGAAGCAGGGGTGTTCGAGACATTATATGGAATCAAGAAGAAGGCGTTCAATAAGGCGGCATGCAG CTGCAGAGACACTATCAAGGAAGTTTATGGTACACAATCGCTCAATTCGCAGCTCCGATGA
- the LOC123202477 gene encoding uncharacterized protein LOC123202477: MIATTSKEEGKWSERKVEANDNLRTIECLRGRLIAERQASRAAKDDAELMGIKLMEMEIKLKEEIKLRNKAEKKLKLLKKKFEYLKILLPLDESEQSSSSGNSFSGLKDIEESESKPPEISESISSNQSHESSSISTNSSIKDPICQDSETDNHSFEPMKTSMEAGNESYEEGDYVGNSMAIVPVTFHKKSQETNEVKIMSGSVKEALDAPRLAGGRIQNSMEGRSPVPRIDPSFIFAS; this comes from the exons atgattgcTACTACCAGCAAGGAAGAAGGAAAATGGAG TGAAAGAAAAGTGGAAGCAAATGATAATTTGAGAACTATAGAGTGTCTGAGAGGAAGACTAATTGCAGAAAGACAAGCTTCAAGGGCTGCAAAAGATGATGCAGAACTAATGGGCATCAAG TTGATGGAGATGGAGATTAAACTGAAGGAAGAGATCAAACTGAGGAATAAAGCAGAAAAAAAGCTgaaattgttgaagaagaagttTGAGTACTTGAAGATTTTACTTCCCTTGGATGAATCAGAGCAATCTAGTTCCTCAGGAAATAGCTTTTCAGGCCTCAAAGACATAGAAGAGTCTGAATCCAAGCCACCAGAAATCTCAGAATCCATTTCGTCTAACCAAAGCCATGAAAGTTCCTCCATTTCAACTAATTCTAGCATCAAAGATCCAATTTGTCAAGATTCAGAGACTGATAATCACAG CTTTGAACCCATGAAAACTTCAATGGAAGCTGGGAATGAGAGTTATGAAGAAGGAGATTATGTGGGTAACTCAATGGCAATAGTTCCAGTGACTTTCCATAAGAAATCCCAGGAGACTAATGAAGTGAAGATAATGAGTGGAAGTGTTAAAGAAGCTCTTGATGCACCAAGGCTTGCCGGAGGAAGGATTCAGAATTCAATGGAAGGAAGAAGTCCTGTGCCTAGAATTGACCCTTCTTTCATATTTGCAAGTTAA
- the LOC123201294 gene encoding pathogenesis-related protein 1A-like has translation MLNPPMSSFPKILTSTFISYLLLLLAVAIKAHDNFLHPMEPLTQLIGSIPPPTAVPQTQVVSNIPPPPAEPQTQVVSNIPPPPAEPQTQFVGNVLPPPAQTQTQLFIPHSHATEIEEFLAAHNKIRQSMGEPCLTWDETLAKFAHHWAETLAAECTMVHSTVSYGENLFWGAQDHWTPAEAVQSWIKESDFFDNTTNHCKEGQMCEHYTQVIWKKTGKVGCARKKCHRGGLIVVCNYDPPGNYENVNPLDDKFM, from the coding sequence ATGTTAAATCCACCAATGTCGTCGTTTCCTAAAATTCTAACATCCACCTTCATATCTtatctcctcctcctcctcgcCGTCGCCATCAAGGCACACGACAACTTCCTTCACCCGATGGAGCCGCTGACGCAGCTCATCGGCAGCATCCCTCCCCCGACGGCGGTGCCGCAGACGCAGGTCGTTAGCAACATCCCTCCCCCACCGGCGGAGCCGCAGACGCAGGTCGTTAGCAACATCCCTCCCCCACCGGCGGAGCCGCAGACGCAGTTCGTAGGCAACGTCCTTCCCCCTCCGGCGCAGACGCAGACGCAGCTGTTCATCCCACACTCACACGCCACAGAAATAGAGGAGTTTCTGGCGGCGCACAACAAAATCAGACAAAGCATGGGCGAGCCATGTTTAACATGGGACGAGACGCTAGCTAAGTTCGCACATCACTGGGCCGAAACTCTCGCCGCCGAGTGCACAATGGTTCATTCCACCGTATCCTACGGGGAGAACTTGTTCTGGGGAGCGCAAGACCATTGGACGCCGGCGGAGGCGGTGCAGTCGTGGATCAAGGAGTCGGACTTTTTCGATAATACAACAAATCATTGCAAAGAAGGGCAAATGTGCGAGCATTATACGCAAGTCATATGGAAGAAAACTGGCAAGGTGGGCTGTGCTCGTAAGAAGTGCCACCGTGGCGGTCTGATTGTCGTCTGCAACTATGATCCGCCGGGgaattatgaaaatgttaatCCACTTGATGATAAGTTTATGTAA